One region of Solanum pennellii chromosome 6, SPENNV200 genomic DNA includes:
- the LOC107023416 gene encoding ARM REPEAT PROTEIN INTERACTING WITH ABF2-like: MENQAKRSKQSSSSGRRSLKRKLEGDFEDDRKVSSHDDDAHQDLASEVRTQVEILESTFSSTEADRASAKTAIHVLCELAKNEEIVNVVVDCGAVPALVKHLQVPSLGNQGDGGQMPYEHEVEKGSAFTLGLLAIKPEHQQLIVDAGALPHLVDLLKRHKTVQNSRAVNGVIRRAADAITNLAHENSSIKTRVRIVGGIPPLVELLEFVDAKVQRAAAGALRTLAFKNDENKNQIVECNALPTLILMLRSEDTAIHYEAVGVIGNLVHSSPNIKKDVLLAGALQPVIGLLSSSCPESQREAALLLGQFAATDSDCKIHIVQRGAVPPLIEMLQSLDAQLREMSAFALGRLAQDTHNQAGIAHCGGIVPLLKLLESKNGSLQHNAAFALYGLADNEDNVTDLVKVGGVQKLQDGEFIVQPTRDCVAKTLKRLEEKIHGRVLGHLLYLMRVGEKVIQRRVALVLAHLCSPDDQKMIFIDNGGLELLLELLESTNLKHQRDGSVALCKLANKASSLSPVDAAPPSPTPQVYLGEQYVNNSTLSDVTFLVEGKRFYAHRICLLASSDAFRAMFDGGYRERDAKDIEIPNIPWDVFELMMRYIYTGSVDVNMGVAKDLLRAADQYLLEGLKRLCEYAIAQDISVENVSLMFELSEAFNALSLRNACIVFTLEKFDKLSVVPWYSQLIQRILPETRAYFARVLSRPIQADL, translated from the exons ATGGAGAACCAAGCAAAGCGGAGCAAACAATCTTCAAGTTCCGGGAGGAGAAGCTTGAAGAGAAAGCTCGAAGGAGATTTTGAAGACGATCGTAAAGTTTCTTCTCATGATGATGATGCTCATCAAGATCTCGCTTCTGAGGTTCGAACGCAGGTGGAGATTCTCGAATCTACTTTCTCTTCGACGGAAGCAGATCGTGCCTCTGCCAAGACTGCTATTCATGTTCTCTGCGAGTTAGCTAAGAACG AGGAAATTGTGAATGTGGTTGTAGACTGTGGTGCTGTCCCAGCTTTGGTGAAGCATCTTCAAGTGCCATCCCTTGGGAATCAAGGAGATGGTGGGCAGATGCCGTATGAGCATGAGGTCGAGAAAGGAAGTGCTTTTACGCTTGGCCTTCTAGCCATAAAA CCGGAGCACCAGCAACTTATTGTTGATGCTGGAGCTCTACCTCATCTTGTGGATCTGTTGAAAAGACATAAAACTGTGCAAAATTCTCGTGCTGTCAATGGTGTTATCCGGAGAGCAGCTGATGCAATCACTAATCTTGCCCATGAAAATAGTAGCATCAAAACTCGTGTTAG GATTGTGGGTGGTATTCCTCCACTTGTTGAATTGCTTGAGTTCGTTGATGCAAAGGTGCAAAGAGCAGCTGCAGGAGCGTTGCGAACTTTGGCTTTTAAAAATGACGAGAACAAAAATCAG ATTGTTGAATGCAATGCACTCCCTACTCTTATTCTAATGCTACGATCCGAAGATACTGCAATACACTATGAAGCG GTTGGAGTCATTGGAAATTTGGTGCACTCATCACCAAATATCAAAAAGGACGTTCTTCTTGCTGGAGCTTTACAACCCGTTATTGGGTTACTTAG TTCCTCCTGTCCGGAAAGCCAAAGGGAAGCAGCTTTATTACTTGGACAATTTGCAGCAACCGACTCTGACTGCAAG ATTCACATTGTGCAAAGAGGTGCCGTACCACCACTGATTGAGATGCTTCAATCTCTGGATGCTCAACTTAGGGAAATGTCAGCCTTTGCCCTTGGAAGGTTGGCACAG GACACTCACAATCAGGCTGGTATTGCTCATTGTGGTGGAATAGTCCCATTATTGAAGCTTCTAGAATCAAAAAATGGATCGTTGCAACATAATGCTGCATTTGCTCTTTATGGGCTTGCTGATAACGAG GATAATGTTACAGATCTTGTAAAGGTTGGAGGTGTTCAAAAGCTTCAGGATGGAGAATTTATTGTCCaa CCAACTAGAGATTGTGTTGCGAAGACATTGAAAAGATTGGAAGAGAAGATTCATGGACGG GTATTAGGCCATTTATTGTATTTGATGCGTGTTGGGGAAAAGGTTATTCAAAGACGAGTTGCTCTTGTGCTTGCCCATCTTTGTTCACCAGATGACCAGAAGATGATATTTATTGATAATGGTG GATTGGAATTGCTTTTAGAGCTTCTAGAATCAACAAACTTGAAGCACCAAAGAGATGGTTCTGTAGCTTTATGCAAGTTGGCTAACAAAGCCAGCTCACTTTCACCCGTTGATGCAGCCCCTCCATCTCCTACACCTCAG GTCTATCTGGGTGAGCAGTATGTAAATAATTCTACGCTATCTGATGTGACATTTTTAGTCGAAG GCAAACGGTTTTATGCCCACAGAATTTGTTTACTTGCTTCTTCTGATGCATTTCGCGCAATGTTTGATGGTGGCTACAGG GAGAGAGATGCCAAAGATATAGAGATTCCCAACATTCCATGGGATGTTTTTGAGTTGATGATGAG GTACATATACACGGGATCTGTTGATGTTAATATGGGTGTTGCAAAGGATCTTCTAAGGGCTGCTGATCAATATCTTCTTGAGGGCCTTAAGCGTCTCTGCGAGTATGCAATTGCCCAG GATATCTCAGTGGAAAATGTCTCTCTGATGTTTGAGTTATCAGAGGCTTTCAACGCATTGTCATTAAGAAATGCTTGCATTGTCTTCACATTGGAGAAGTTCGACAAATTAAGTGTCGTGCCATG GTATTCGCAATTGATTCAACGTATATTACCTGAGACACGTGCGTACTTTGCTAGGGTGCTGAGCAGGCCAATTCAAGCTGACCTCTGA
- the LOC107020998 gene encoding fatty-acid-binding protein 1: protein MASLRFPFLFPQPHKTPSSATSDAPSRSFSTVAVAVAVASGGSALAAAGAIIAITQSPKNPFLENAMNFLLSNFSPNKNYSSPLWGSVSLADNSAPVTESRTGIAFPSILKDTQRLLGIGLRKKAVFGLKNIDVYAYGVYADDVDVKRYLAEKHGRRSVSELQQKEELRNHLMENNIRMTIRLQIVYGRLSINSVRSAFEESVGSRLHKFGGCDNKELLQRFTSQFKDEIKLPRGSIIELSRDHDYILHTTIDGKEVGSIQSKLLCRSILDLYIGDESFDHKANEDVESNLASLLHK from the exons aTGGCTTCTCTGCGTTTTCCATTCTTGTTTCCTCAGCCCCACAAGACTCCGTCTTCCGCCACTTCAGATGCTCCATCTCGCTCCTTCTCCACCGTCGCTGTCGCCGTCGCCGTCGCGTCCGGCGGTTCAGCCCTCGCTGCCGCCGGAGCGATCATTGCCATAACTCAAAGCCCCAAAAATCCGTTTCTGGAAAATGCTATGAATTTTCTACTTTCCAATTTCTCACCTAACAAAAATTATTCATCCCCTTTGTGGGGTTCTGTTTCTCTAGCAGATAACTCAGCTCCGGTCACTGAATCGAGGACCGGAATAGCATTCCCCTCAATTCTGAAAGATACTCAGCGACTCCTTGGAATTGGGCTGCGTAAAAAGGCGGTTTTTGGATTGAAAAACATTGATGTCTATGCTTATG GTGTGTATGCTGATGATGTTGATGTAAAGAGGTATCTGGCTGAGAAGCATGGACGGCGCTCTGTTTCTGAACTGCAGCAAAAGGaagagttgagaaatcatctcATGGAAAACAATATACGCATGACTATCAGGCTTCAAATAGTCTATGGCAGGCTAAGCATTAATTCTGTGCGCAGTGCTTTCGAAGAATCTGTTGGCAGCAGATTACATAAGTTTGGGGGATGTGATAATAAGGAATTGCTTCAAAG GTTCACTTCCCAGTTTAAGGATGAAATTAAATTACCTCGGGGATCTATCATTGAACTCTCCAGAGATCATGACTACATACTCCACACAACAA ttGATGGAAAGGAAGTGGGAAGCATACAAAGCAAACTCTTATGCAGATCAATCCTAGACCTATATATTGGTGATGAGTCATTTGATCACAAAGCCAATGAAGATGTCGAGTCGAACTTGGCTTCTCTACTTCACAAGTAG
- the LOC107023584 gene encoding DAR GTPase 3, chloroplastic — MATQLPGLLLNSAGLTLAGGRSLSCRNNQPPAAISSANPPSLSSTIQVVGWKGAGGSGSENSKLFNSIEDIQEEYDWNDLETDLYHWTKTLRPVQWYPGHIAKTEKELKEQLKLMDVVIEVRDARIPMSTSHPQMDSWLGNRKRILVLNREDMISTADRNAWATYYANQGIKVVFSNGQLGMGALKLGRLAKALAGTVNIKRKAKGLLPRPVRAGVVGYPNVGKSSLVNRLLKRRMCAAAPRPGVTRELKWVRFGKDLELLDSPGIIPMRISDQTAAIKLAICDDIGERSYDAADVAAILVQMLSGLPTVGNKALCDRYKIEADGRSGKIFVQKLAVQLFNADNNQAAFRILQDFRKGKFGWIALERPPK, encoded by the exons ATGGCTACACAGCTCCCTGGTTTGTTGCTGAACAGCGCTGGCCTTACACTCGCCGGCGGCCGGTCTCTTAGTTGCCGGAACAATCAACCACCGGCAGCCATCTCCTCTGCCAACCCTCCTTCTCTCTCTTCCACAATTCAG GTTGTTGGTTGGAAAGGTGCTGGAGGATCCGGCAGTGagaattcaaaactttttaatTCTATTGAAGACATTCAAGAAGAATATGACTGGAATGATCTAGAAACCGATCTTTACCATTGGACAAAGACTTTACGACCAGTTCAG TGGTATCCTGGTCATATCGCGAAAACTGAGAAAGAGCTCAAGGAACAGTTGAAACTAATGGATGTTGTCATAGAGGTTCGAGATGCAAGAATCCCGATGTCCACAAGTCATCCACAG ATGGACTCATGGCTTGGCAACAGAAAGAGGATCTTGGTTTTGAATCGAGAGGATATGATATCAACTGCTGATCGGAATGCTTGGGCAACTTATTATGCTAATCAAGGGATTAAAGTTGTTTTCTCCAACGGCCAGCTTGGAATG GGAGCACTGAAGCTTGGAAGGTTGGCGAAAGCATTAGCGGGTACTGTAAACATAAAACGTAAAGCAAAAGGACTACTTCCTCGCCCA GTTCGAGCTGGTGTAGTTGGGTATCCAAATGTTGGTAAGTCATCTCTGGTAAATCGTTTGCTGAAGCGCCGGATGTGTGCTGCAGCCCCAAGACCAGGTGTTACCAGAGAGCTGAA GTGGGTCCGTTTTGGGAAAGATCTAGAGCTACTGGATTCACCTGGCATAATTCCTATGAGGATCAGTGATCAGACAGCAGCAATAAAGCTTGCCATATGTGATGATATTGGAGAGAGATCTTATGATGCCGCAGATGTTGCAGCCATTCTTGTACAGATGCTTTCAGGGCTTCCAACTGTTG GTAATAAAGCTCTTTGTGACCGCTACAAGATTGAGGCAGATGGGCGCAGTGGTAAAAT ATTTGTTCAGAAGCTGGCTGTTCAGTTATTTAATGCGGACAATAATCAAGCAGCATTTCGTATTTTGCAAGATTTCCGGAAAGGGAAATTTGGTTGGATAGCACTAGAGCGGCCACCCAAGTAG
- the LOC107022527 gene encoding protein FANTASTIC FOUR 3-like codes for MGVAINKVAEESGGWWSLILCNPKREDYGEKQVTKLSIKSLEMCTESLGSETGRESSESIEDINNSKIVKKRTSTSSNKILVAHFPPPLTSIIQVTPHRQGDRLILKATTISAPKACFKAERLHGRLRLSFNNTEILARNGYITPTKCNQNGTNIPTFWVAIS; via the coding sequence atGGGTGTTGCAATCAACAAGGTGGCAGAAGAGAGTGGCGGTTGGTGGAGTTTGATACTTTGTAACCCGAAAAGAGAAGATTATGGGGAAAAACAAGTCACTAAGCTTAGCATTAAAAGCTTGGAGATGTGTACGGAGAGTTTGGGGAGCGAAACAGGGAGAGAGAGTAGCGAAAGCATAGAggatattaataattcaaaaattgttaaaaaacgTACTAGTACTAGTAGTAACAAAATACTAGTAGCTCATTTTCCTCCTCCTCTCACTTCAATTATTCAGGTGACGCCTCATCGCCAAGGTGATCGTTTAATCTTGAAAGCCACCACTATCTCTGCTCCCAAGGCTTGCTTCAAAGCAGAACGCCTCCATGGAAGACTTCGGCTTTCTTTCAATAATACTGAAATACTAGCTCGAAATGGATACATAACACCAACCAAGTGCAATCAAAATGGGACTAACATACCAACTTTTTGGGTCGCCATTTCctaa